In Nerophis lumbriciformis linkage group LG14, RoL_Nlum_v2.1, whole genome shotgun sequence, a single genomic region encodes these proteins:
- the LOC133616525 gene encoding amyloid-beta A4 precursor protein-binding family A member 3 — translation MDVDYSSADVSAPALSNTSIDVELEDAVIKYEVTADSQVEDVDEYHLMEPPPLDWKSDSSTEAGSAEDPEDPSFLTPTGNEEEASSGDADASRTVVSADSNQVHDELEVDDVEEDGDTLEEKTSADVEEEAANRTQGDEDHTCIQTLLSQLQMIEEEHKPNPGTLPCFDGHQQSDLEACSSSSPLTDDSTETTGLLFSESHQRDVLGLLQCTAINAPHHSGCLPHTGEVDAVVSISYNQEDVPRFWGHYGNGQEQRQRADSAASLPDDELPEQVWMKLGEEAPGKEAASAESDENDQPSYKDVPGPCDPEDLLDGVIFGAKYLGSTQIKSEKHPSTNARMVQAQEAVDRIKAPDGESQPMTEVDLFISTQRIKVLSADTQEAMMDHALQMISYIADIGEIVVLMARRKRKGQESPAAAAASSSSSSKAQKCLMVCHVFSSEDAQIIAQAIGQAFGVAYQQFLQASGIKASDLQPGEYSDYLESQELYNGDLAHFSDSQNIRDITITKVPGDILGLAIVESGWGSILPTVMVANLLHGGPAERCGELSIGDRIMSVNSTSMVGLPITTCQNIIRDLKSQKYVKLSIVHCPPVTMAIIRRPDPKFQLGFSVEDGIICSLMRGGIAERGGIRVGHRIIEINGQSVVATPHDKIIHILTNAVGEIHLKTMPASTYRLLTGQEQPVFL, via the exons ATGGATGTTGACTACAGCTCTGCAGATGTGTCAGCTCCTGCTCTCTCAAACACATCTATTGATGTAGAGCTCGAGGATGCCGTGATCAAATATGAGGTGACTGCAGATTCTCAGGTGGAGGATGTGGATGAGTACCACCTGATGGAGCCTCCTCCTTTAGACTGGAAGTCAGATTCCTCCACTGAGGCGGGCTCAGCAGAAGATCCCGAAGACCCCAGCTTCCTCACTCCTACTGGAAATGAAGAAGAGGCCAGCTCAGGTGATGCTGACGCATCTCGCACTGTGGTTTCGGCAGATTCCAACCAGGTACATGATGAGCTGGAAGTGGATGATGTTGAGGAAGATGGCGATACCCTTGAGGAGAAAACATCCGCAGATGTGGAGGAGGAGGCTGCTAATCGAACACAAGGCGATGAAGACCACACTTGTATCCAAACCCTGCTCAGCCAACTACAGATGATCGAGGAAGAGCATAAGCCGAATCCCGGAACGCTGCCTTGCTTTGATGGACATCAACAATCTGATCTTGAGGCATGCTCTTCATCATCACCCTTAACAGACGACAGCACTGAAACCACCGGGTTGCTTTTTTCGGAAAGCCACCAGAGAGACGTACTGGGACTGCTGCAGTGCACAGCCATTAACGCTCCACATCATTCTGGCTGCCTCCCCCACACGGGGGAAGTGGACGCTGTTGTTTCGATATCCTACAACCAGGAGGACGTCCCCAGGTTTTGGGGTCATTATGGCAATGGTCAAGAGCAGAGACAACGGGCCGACTCCGCTGCCTCGCTCCCTGACGATGAGTTACCTGAGCAGGTGTGGATGAAACTGGGAGAAGAGGCACCAGGGAAGGAAGCTGCTTCAGCAGAAAGTGATGAG AACGATCAGCCTTCATATAAAGACG TACCTGGTCCTTGTGACCCTGAAGATCTTCTAGATGGAGTCATATTTGGTGCTAAATACTTGGGCTCCACCCAGATCAAATCAGAGAAGCACCCATCTACTAACGCCCGTATGGTCCAGGCTCAAGAGGCAGTGGACCGTATTAAG GCCCCAGATGGCGAGTCCCAACCCATGACAGAAGTGGATCTTTTTATCTCCACTCAGAGGATCAAAGTTCTGTCTGCTGATACGCAG GAAGCCATGATGGATCACGCTTTACAGATGATTTCTTACATCGCAGACATTGGCGAGATTGTTGTCCTGATGGCACGCAGGAAGCGTAAAGGCCAAGAAAGCCCTGCTGCCGCcgctgcctcctcctcctcctcttccaagGCTCAGAAGTGCCTAATGGTCTGCCACGTCTTCTCTTCTGAGGAT GCTCAGATCATAGCTCAAGCTATTGGCCAGGCATTCGGAGTGGCCTACCAGCAGTTCCTTCAGGCCAGTGGCATCAAGGCCAGTGATTTGCAGCCTGGCGAGTACAGCGACTACTTGGAAAGTCAGGAGCTCTACAATGGAGATCTGGCCCACTTCTCTGACTCCCAGAACATCAGAGAT ATTACCATCACCAAGGTTCCAGGAGATATTTTGGGGTTGGCGATAGTGGAGTCGGGCTGGGGCTCTATCCTGCCCACAGTAATGGTGGCCAACCTCCTTCACGGAGGCCCTGCTGAGCGCTGTGGAGAGCTCAGCATCGGTGATCGCATCATGTCCGTCAACAGCACCAGCATGGTGGGTCTGCCCATCACCACCTGCCAGAACATCATCCGG GACTTGAAAAGCCAGAAGTATGTTAAGCTCAGTATTGTCCACTGTCCTCCCGTAACCATGGCGATTATCAGGCGACCAGATCCCAAGTTTCAGCTGGGTTTCAGTGTGGAAGACGGCATT ATCTGCAGTCTAATGCGGGGTGGTATTGCAGAAAGAGGAGGCATCCGAGTTGGACATCGCATCATTGAAATTAACGGGCAGAGTGTTGTTGCCACACCACACGACAAGATTATTCACATTCTAACTAATGCTGTTGGAGAG ATTCACTTAAAGACCATGCCGGCCTCCACATACAGGCTCTTAACAGGACAAGAACAACCAGTATTTCTTTGA